The following proteins come from a genomic window of Catenulispora sp. GP43:
- a CDS encoding sensor histidine kinase, producing MTTVPTAPRLKRVPPGVWVVLAWSASTVYAILSAVGPHVVGWSPGRFSLWDLLALSGIATVIGGMLLQRRPIVAHTLIVGGAIGGALCLNSTVIAFTQFTDVAVALIFIAGSRPRRTSLTVLGLTLAVLTAYFVARKLASWPVVFSTQTAVALAAVVMWFVGDATRQAREHERDVGAHAMAQAAMTERLRIARELHDMIAHTVGVIALQAGAASMLIDAEPGKAREAVRAIESTSRETLSGLRRMLVSLRNQDSDSQGSAPMPALDDIERLAEATTAAGVRVGVEWHGARRALPPDIGLAGFRIVQESVTNVVRHAGAEECRVAVTFSAASVAIEVTDDGTGGNGNAAASPTGGYGLVGIQERVTLLGGAFEAGPRLGGGFRVAATLPLPADARMEGN from the coding sequence ATGACCACCGTGCCCACCGCCCCGCGCCTGAAGCGGGTGCCGCCCGGGGTCTGGGTCGTGCTGGCGTGGAGCGCGTCCACGGTGTACGCGATCCTGTCGGCCGTGGGCCCGCACGTCGTCGGCTGGTCGCCGGGGCGCTTCAGCCTGTGGGACCTGCTGGCCCTGAGCGGGATCGCGACCGTCATCGGCGGGATGCTCCTGCAGCGGCGCCCGATCGTCGCGCACACACTGATCGTCGGCGGAGCGATCGGCGGCGCGCTGTGCCTGAACTCGACAGTCATCGCCTTCACCCAGTTCACGGACGTCGCCGTGGCGCTGATCTTCATCGCCGGCTCGCGGCCGCGGCGGACCTCGCTGACGGTGCTGGGCCTCACCCTGGCCGTGCTGACGGCCTACTTCGTGGCCCGCAAGCTCGCCAGCTGGCCGGTGGTGTTCTCGACGCAGACCGCGGTCGCGCTGGCGGCGGTCGTGATGTGGTTCGTCGGCGACGCCACGCGCCAGGCGCGGGAACACGAACGGGATGTCGGCGCGCACGCGATGGCGCAGGCGGCGATGACCGAGCGGCTACGGATCGCGCGCGAACTGCACGACATGATCGCGCACACCGTCGGCGTGATCGCGTTGCAGGCCGGGGCGGCGTCGATGCTGATCGACGCCGAGCCGGGCAAGGCCCGCGAGGCGGTGCGCGCGATCGAGTCGACGAGCCGGGAGACGCTGTCCGGGCTGCGCCGCATGCTGGTGTCGCTGAGGAATCAGGACTCGGATTCCCAGGGCTCCGCGCCGATGCCGGCCCTGGACGACATCGAACGGCTCGCCGAGGCCACGACGGCCGCCGGGGTGCGGGTCGGCGTCGAGTGGCACGGCGCACGCAGGGCCCTGCCACCGGACATCGGCCTGGCCGGGTTCCGAATCGTGCAGGAGTCGGTGACGAACGTGGTGCGGCATGCCGGAGCCGAAGAATGCCGGGTCGCCGTGACGTTCTCGGCGGCGTCCGTGGCGATCGAGGTGACGGACGACGGGACCGGCGGGAACGGGAACGCAGCCGCGTCGCCGACCGGCGGTTACGGACTCGTGGGCATCCAGGAGCGGGTCACGCTGCTCGGCGGGGCGTTCGAGGCCGGTCCCCGGCTCGGCGGCGGATTCCGGGTCGCGGCGACGCTGCCCCTCCCGGCCGACGCCCGAATGGAAGGAAACTGA
- a CDS encoding response regulator has product MAVRVLLVDDQPLARAALQMVIDSAPDLELAGEAGTGAEAVRLAHETAPDVVMMDIRMPGMDGIEATRQITAATLGARILILTTFDEDEHVYAALRAGASGFLVKDMALPDILAAVRVVAAGEALIAPSVTRRLIEDFARRPEPAPAVAAPGTQSATGTPILARLSEREREVLTLVAEGLSNAEIGERLYISSTTVKTHVTRMLAKLDARDRVHLVILAYRSGLARL; this is encoded by the coding sequence ATGGCAGTGCGGGTGCTGCTCGTGGACGACCAGCCGCTGGCACGAGCGGCGTTGCAGATGGTCATCGACTCCGCGCCGGACTTGGAACTCGCCGGCGAAGCGGGCACCGGAGCCGAAGCGGTGCGGCTGGCTCACGAGACCGCACCGGACGTCGTGATGATGGACATCCGCATGCCCGGCATGGACGGCATCGAGGCCACCCGCCAGATCACCGCCGCCACACTCGGCGCCCGGATCCTGATCCTGACGACCTTCGACGAGGACGAGCACGTGTACGCCGCCCTGCGCGCCGGCGCGTCGGGCTTCCTGGTCAAGGACATGGCGCTGCCGGACATCCTGGCGGCGGTCCGCGTGGTCGCGGCCGGCGAGGCACTGATCGCGCCGAGCGTGACGCGCCGGCTGATCGAGGACTTCGCCCGGCGGCCCGAGCCCGCGCCGGCCGTAGCCGCGCCGGGCACGCAAAGCGCAACGGGCACACCGATCCTGGCGCGGCTCAGCGAGCGCGAACGCGAGGTGCTGACGCTGGTCGCCGAAGGGCTGTCGAACGCTGAGATCGGCGAGCGCCTCTACATCAGCTCCACGACAGTGAAGACACACGTGACACGGATGCTCGCGAAGTTGGACGCGCGCGACCGCGTGCACTTGGTGATTCTGGCCTACCGGTCGGGGCTGGCCAGGCTTTGA
- a CDS encoding RNA polymerase sigma factor has translation MLDGQDIADALAGAVRGDEASFAVLWRALNPPLLRYLRVLIPGACEDVASETWLQASRDLGGFTGDAKQFQVWLFRIARNRAIDEGRRNQRVLDLPVPTLPEQRSNDDTAEEALAAMATRRALAAIAALPRDQAEAVLLRAVAGLSADQAGSVVGKRAGAVRVAAMRGLRTLKKRLDKAAEPEKTQVKGMARTGSRAGVTR, from the coding sequence ATGCTGGATGGGCAAGACATAGCGGACGCCCTCGCGGGCGCCGTTCGCGGTGACGAGGCTTCCTTCGCCGTGCTCTGGCGCGCGCTGAACCCGCCGCTGCTGCGCTATCTCCGAGTCCTGATCCCCGGGGCCTGCGAGGACGTCGCCTCCGAGACCTGGCTGCAGGCCTCGCGCGATCTCGGCGGCTTCACCGGGGACGCCAAGCAGTTCCAGGTGTGGCTGTTCCGCATCGCCCGCAACCGGGCGATCGACGAGGGCCGCCGGAACCAGCGCGTGCTGGACCTGCCGGTCCCCACGCTGCCCGAACAGCGCTCGAACGACGACACCGCCGAGGAGGCGCTGGCCGCGATGGCCACCCGCCGCGCGCTGGCGGCGATCGCCGCGCTGCCCCGCGACCAGGCCGAGGCGGTCCTGCTGCGGGCCGTCGCCGGGCTGTCCGCCGATCAGGCCGGCTCGGTCGTCGGCAAGCGCGCCGGCGCGGTGCGGGTCGCGGCGATGCGGGGCCTGCGCACGTTGAAGAAGCGGCTCGACAAGGCCGCGGAGCCGGAGAAGACACAGGTCAAGGGAATGGCGCGGACGGGTTCGAGGGCGGGTGTAACACGATGA
- a CDS encoding HD domain-containing protein, whose protein sequence is MDGIERGQLSVMPIHAVTEVYGEAGLRMLFEIESEAFPDQERATMLRAERVASRLHAGDKRVREPYVNHLLRVAIRIIRHYQVRDAEVIVAALLHDAVEDHPRDLADLAGDAERAAGERNAALTMLARAFTPRVANLIASVTNPDYDPERDRQEQYREHVVESLEVDPWARVIKLSDFTDNGVGIIHTTGPKVRKASAKYAPLVPQLREFALRDDTPLNAEVKELIVHQLDLAAERFRAILG, encoded by the coding sequence ATGGACGGGATCGAGCGGGGTCAGTTGTCAGTCATGCCCATCCACGCCGTGACGGAGGTCTACGGCGAAGCGGGGCTGCGCATGCTCTTCGAGATCGAGAGCGAGGCGTTCCCCGACCAGGAGCGCGCCACGATGCTGCGCGCCGAGCGGGTCGCCTCCCGGCTGCACGCCGGGGACAAGCGCGTCCGCGAGCCGTATGTCAACCACCTGCTCCGGGTCGCGATCCGGATCATCCGCCACTACCAGGTGCGCGACGCCGAGGTGATCGTCGCCGCGCTGCTGCACGACGCCGTCGAGGACCACCCGCGTGATCTCGCCGACCTGGCCGGCGACGCCGAACGCGCCGCGGGCGAGCGGAACGCGGCCCTGACGATGCTGGCCCGGGCCTTCACACCGCGGGTCGCGAACCTGATCGCGTCCGTCACCAACCCCGACTACGACCCCGAGCGCGACCGCCAGGAGCAGTACCGCGAGCACGTCGTGGAGAGCCTGGAAGTGGATCCGTGGGCGCGGGTCATCAAGCTGTCCGACTTCACCGACAACGGCGTCGGCATCATCCACACCACCGGGCCGAAGGTGCGCAAGGCCTCGGCGAAGTACGCGCCGCTTGTGCCGCAGTTGCGCGAGTTCGCGTTGCGCGACGACACACCGCTGAACGCCGAGGTGAAAGAGCTGATAGTCCACCAGCTCGATCTCGCGGCCGAGCGATTCCGAGCCATCCTCGGGTAG
- a CDS encoding UBP-type zinc finger domain-containing protein: MSIPGVDPSVPPSGTGCVECDASGGWWVHLRRCTQCGHIGCCDNSPEQHGRKHAAASGHSMITSFEPGEDWFYDFSNDNFYESGPALAPPDSHPADQPVPGPKGRVPVDWQSKLNP, from the coding sequence ATGTCCATCCCAGGAGTCGATCCCAGCGTCCCGCCGAGCGGCACCGGTTGCGTCGAGTGCGACGCCAGCGGCGGCTGGTGGGTACACCTTCGCCGCTGTACGCAGTGCGGCCACATCGGTTGCTGCGACAACTCGCCGGAGCAGCACGGCCGCAAGCACGCCGCCGCCAGCGGCCACTCCATGATCACCAGCTTCGAGCCCGGCGAGGACTGGTTCTACGACTTCAGCAACGACAACTTCTACGAGTCCGGCCCGGCGCTCGCCCCGCCGGACAGCCACCCGGCCGACCAGCCGGTGCCCGGGCCGAAGGGCCGCGTGCCCGTGGACTGGCAGAGCAAGCTGAACCCGTAA
- a CDS encoding Type 1 glutamine amidotransferase-like domain-containing protein, whose amino-acid sequence MAGHIVATGAGRALMERRNDPYHEFVLGLTGKDRPRVLFLPTATGDDPAYIVSFYETYTADRCEPFHLRLFSRTVRDLRAFVLSMDLITVGGGNTANMLDVWRRQGLDVILREAWENGAVLTGGSAGALCWFHGGTTDSFGLPYQVLADGLGFLDGSVCPHYDGEDSRRPVYRDALLSGVLPAGYGVDDLVGLHFHGPDLVGAVSSSAAGGALRIEVVDGVIAETRIPVRQLLPTASDSDEGRVPST is encoded by the coding sequence ATGGCAGGCCACATCGTCGCGACCGGTGCCGGACGGGCACTCATGGAGCGCCGGAACGACCCGTATCACGAGTTCGTCCTGGGGCTCACCGGCAAGGACCGTCCCCGGGTCCTGTTCCTGCCGACCGCCACCGGCGACGACCCGGCGTACATCGTCTCCTTCTACGAGACGTACACCGCCGACCGCTGCGAGCCGTTCCACCTGCGCCTGTTCAGCCGCACCGTCAGGGATCTGCGCGCGTTCGTGCTGTCGATGGACCTGATCACCGTCGGCGGCGGCAACACCGCGAACATGCTCGACGTCTGGCGCCGGCAGGGCCTGGACGTGATCCTGCGCGAGGCGTGGGAGAACGGCGCCGTGCTCACCGGCGGCAGCGCGGGCGCGCTGTGCTGGTTCCACGGCGGCACCACTGATTCCTTCGGGCTGCCCTACCAGGTGCTCGCGGACGGCCTGGGCTTCCTCGACGGCAGCGTCTGTCCGCACTACGACGGCGAGGACTCCCGCCGTCCGGTGTACCGCGACGCCCTGCTGTCCGGCGTGCTCCCGGCCGGGTACGGCGTCGACGACCTCGTGGGCCTGCACTTCCACGGCCCGGACCTGGTCGGGGCGGTCAGCTCCTCGGCGGCTGGCGGCGCGCTGCGCATCGAGGTCGTGGACGGGGTGATCGCCGAGACCCGGATCCCGGTCCGGCAGTTGCTCCCGACGGCCTCGGACTCCGACGAAGGCCGCGTCCCGAGTACTTGA
- a CDS encoding ATP-dependent Clp protease ATP-binding subunit, whose amino-acid sequence MSMSSFGGFFDRSDEPFNDLLNRFFGMSPEFSPPRVQRVPIGQLLTESARELISTASHRAAQDGSADLDTEHLLWAATQVEPTRGILAAANVDPDRLAQTIEKSLPASGSTPSSEPGLTPSAKRVLLHAHELSQASGSTYIGPQHILAALTEDPDSGAGHVLNNTQGDAKDLGKRITKVSRAEGMPAGPEQPSDTPTLDEYGRDMTEDAKAGKLDPVVGRADEIEQTIEVLSRRTKNNPVLIGDPGVGKTAIVEGLAQRIVSGDVPKTLEGKRVVALDLAALVAGSKYRGEFEERLKNVIDEVGKAADSTILFIDELHTVVGAGSGGEGSMDAGNIMKPALSRGELNVIGATTIDEYRKNIEKDAALERRFQPVLISEPTVEETVQILEGLRDRYEAHHGVKFTDGALVAAAAMSDRYISDRFLPDKAIDLIDQAGARIRLRNLGKSTEAIEREDKLAKLTRERDEAVSSENYDRAKDLKARIDELNDEMATIEERREGTLKVTENDIAEVVSRRTGIPVAQLNEDEKTRLLKLEDALHDRVVGQQEAVTAIAEAVRRSRAGMGDPDRPTGSFLFLGPTGVGKTELAKALAELLFGDEDRLIRFDMSEFQEKHTVSRLLGSPPGYIGYEEAGQLTEKVRRKPYSVILFDEVEKAHPDIFNTLLQVLDDGRLTDAQGRTVDFRHTVVIMTSNIGSQLILAHAGQTDEIRDQLMDQVRGFFPPEFINRLDEVVIFHSLGKDEMGNIVDLMLDGSRRRLKAQELGLEVTEKAKDWLVERGYKPEFGARPLRRTIQAELDNKVASLLLSGDTNPGDTIVADEADDKLVCSVKHGSEPVGAGAAG is encoded by the coding sequence ATGTCCATGAGCTCCTTCGGCGGCTTCTTCGACCGCTCCGACGAACCCTTCAACGACCTGCTCAACCGGTTCTTCGGGATGTCCCCGGAGTTCTCGCCGCCGCGGGTGCAGCGCGTGCCGATCGGTCAGCTGCTGACCGAGTCGGCCCGTGAGCTGATCTCCACGGCCTCGCACCGCGCGGCGCAGGACGGCAGCGCGGACCTCGACACCGAGCACCTGCTGTGGGCCGCCACCCAGGTGGAGCCCACGCGCGGCATCCTGGCCGCGGCCAACGTGGACCCGGACCGGCTGGCCCAGACCATCGAGAAGTCGCTGCCGGCCTCCGGCAGCACGCCGTCCTCCGAGCCGGGCCTCACCCCCTCGGCCAAGCGCGTCCTGCTGCACGCGCACGAGCTGTCGCAGGCCTCCGGCTCGACCTACATCGGGCCGCAGCACATCCTGGCCGCGCTGACCGAGGACCCGGACTCCGGCGCCGGCCACGTGCTGAACAACACCCAGGGGGATGCCAAGGACCTGGGCAAGCGCATCACCAAGGTCTCGCGCGCCGAAGGCATGCCAGCCGGTCCGGAGCAGCCGTCGGACACCCCGACCCTGGACGAGTACGGCCGGGACATGACCGAGGACGCCAAGGCCGGCAAGCTCGACCCGGTGGTGGGCCGCGCCGACGAGATCGAGCAGACCATCGAGGTGCTGTCCCGCCGCACCAAGAACAACCCGGTGCTGATCGGCGACCCCGGCGTGGGCAAGACCGCGATCGTGGAGGGCCTGGCGCAGCGCATCGTGTCCGGCGACGTGCCCAAGACGCTGGAGGGCAAGCGCGTCGTGGCGCTGGACCTGGCGGCGCTGGTCGCCGGGTCGAAGTACCGCGGCGAGTTCGAGGAGCGGCTGAAGAACGTGATCGACGAGGTCGGCAAGGCCGCCGACTCCACGATCCTGTTCATCGACGAGCTGCACACGGTCGTCGGCGCGGGCTCCGGCGGCGAGGGCTCGATGGACGCCGGCAACATCATGAAGCCGGCGCTTTCGCGCGGCGAGCTCAACGTCATCGGCGCCACGACCATCGACGAGTACCGCAAGAACATCGAGAAGGACGCGGCGCTGGAGCGGCGCTTCCAGCCGGTGCTGATCTCCGAGCCCACGGTCGAGGAGACGGTCCAGATCCTGGAGGGCCTGCGCGACCGCTACGAGGCGCACCACGGCGTGAAGTTCACCGATGGGGCACTCGTGGCCGCGGCGGCGATGTCCGACCGCTACATCTCCGACCGCTTCCTGCCGGACAAGGCCATCGACCTGATCGACCAGGCCGGCGCCCGCATCCGGCTGCGCAACCTGGGCAAGTCCACCGAGGCCATCGAGCGCGAGGACAAGCTGGCCAAGCTCACCCGCGAGCGCGACGAGGCGGTGTCGTCGGAGAACTACGACCGCGCCAAGGACCTGAAGGCCCGCATCGACGAGCTCAACGACGAGATGGCCACCATCGAGGAGCGCCGCGAGGGCACCTTGAAGGTGACCGAGAACGACATCGCCGAGGTCGTCTCCCGCCGCACCGGCATCCCGGTCGCGCAGCTGAACGAGGACGAGAAGACGCGCCTGCTGAAGCTCGAGGACGCCCTGCACGACCGCGTGGTCGGGCAGCAGGAGGCGGTCACCGCGATCGCCGAGGCGGTCCGCCGCTCCCGGGCCGGCATGGGCGACCCGGACCGGCCGACCGGGTCGTTCCTGTTCCTGGGGCCCACCGGCGTCGGCAAGACCGAGCTCGCCAAGGCCCTGGCCGAGCTGCTGTTCGGCGACGAGGACCGGCTGATCCGCTTCGACATGAGCGAGTTCCAGGAGAAGCACACAGTTTCCCGGCTGCTGGGCTCCCCGCCCGGATACATCGGCTACGAGGAGGCCGGGCAGCTCACCGAGAAGGTGCGTCGCAAGCCGTACTCGGTGATCCTGTTCGACGAGGTCGAGAAGGCGCACCCGGACATCTTCAACACCCTGCTCCAGGTACTCGACGACGGCCGGCTCACCGACGCGCAGGGCCGCACCGTCGACTTCCGGCACACGGTGGTCATCATGACCTCCAACATCGGCAGCCAGCTGATCCTGGCGCACGCCGGCCAGACCGACGAGATCCGCGACCAGCTGATGGACCAGGTGCGCGGCTTCTTCCCGCCGGAGTTCATCAACCGGCTGGACGAGGTGGTGATCTTCCACAGCCTCGGCAAGGACGAGATGGGCAACATCGTGGACCTGATGCTGGACGGCTCGCGCCGCCGGCTCAAGGCTCAGGAACTCGGGCTGGAGGTCACGGAGAAGGCGAAGGACTGGCTCGTCGAGCGCGGCTACAAGCCGGAGTTCGGGGCGCGGCCGCTGCGCCGGACCATCCAGGCGGAGCTGGACAACAAGGTCGCCTCGCTCCTGCTGTCGGGGGACACCAACCCCGGGGACACGATCGTCGCGGACGAGGCCGACGACAAGCTCGTGTGCAGTGTGAAGCACGGCAGCGAGCCGGTCGGGGCCGGGGCGGCCGGCTGA
- a CDS encoding response regulator, whose product MILMSEGIDVVGEAANGDEALRVVRQTRPDVVLMDIRMPGMDGLEATRLILADSVGAGAGAGAGAGVGAGVGADPADDDRPRVIILTTFDLDQYVYAAITAGASGFLLKDVSPEHLVAAVKMVREGDAMLAPAITRRLVERFAVPMVNPRTEALHKDLATLTPREREVLGLLGRGLSNAELAARFHLSEATVKTHVARILAKLNLRDRAQAVVVAYETGLITPGVA is encoded by the coding sequence ATGATCCTGATGTCCGAGGGCATCGACGTGGTCGGCGAGGCGGCCAACGGGGACGAGGCGCTGCGGGTGGTGCGGCAGACGCGGCCGGACGTGGTGCTGATGGACATCCGGATGCCGGGCATGGACGGCCTGGAGGCGACCCGGCTGATCCTGGCCGACAGTGTCGGTGCCGGTGCCGGTGCCGGTGCCGGTGCCGGTGTCGGTGCCGGTGTCGGTGCCGACCCGGCCGACGACGACCGCCCGCGCGTCATCATCCTGACGACCTTCGATCTGGACCAGTACGTCTACGCCGCGATCACCGCCGGCGCCAGCGGATTCCTGCTGAAGGACGTCAGCCCGGAACACCTGGTCGCGGCGGTCAAGATGGTGCGCGAGGGCGACGCGATGCTGGCTCCGGCGATCACCCGGCGCCTGGTCGAGCGCTTCGCGGTCCCGATGGTGAACCCCCGCACCGAGGCCCTGCACAAGGACCTCGCGACCCTGACTCCGCGCGAGCGCGAGGTCCTCGGCCTGCTGGGCCGCGGCCTGTCGAACGCGGAACTGGCGGCGCGCTTCCACCTGTCGGAGGCGACGGTGAAGACGCACGTCGCCCGCATCCTGGCGAAGCTGAACCTGCGCGACCGGGCCCAGGCCGTGGTGGTCGCCTACGAGACGGGGCTGATCACGCCGGGCGTGGCCTGA
- a CDS encoding sensor histidine kinase, which yields MNRDDEGWAGRARGAWSAVTRRTGAAPSPSRWAWAADIALALAMIVSTLNSGYHHAAVNPGQHGPLYGIDHLLVVGPRDTFLVVMTALPLAVRRRFPLAAFWVCEVAVILLHANVTDANDTAIFTFMSTLIAAYSAAIYSPFRSAMVYSLAAGAILLAATRGGQIPNITRSFVPFLFLIPIVLGANAIGNWRQRVHELEEERESSMLRAVEQERARIAAELHDVVSHNVSVMVVQAGAARKVLATSPDLAREALLAVEDSGRAAMAELRHVMGLLTMTSQGGDPAGTADLAPQPGLEQIPALVERIRNGGVRVDLAIEGDVIPLPSGLDLAAYRVVQEGLTNSVKHAVGALIRVTLDYSPQRLKVDVVDTGGTASSSAATGNGRGLVGLRQRLAVYGGTLSAGPRLTGGYMVSAVIPLREGVAA from the coding sequence GTGAACAGGGACGACGAGGGTTGGGCTGGGCGGGCCCGGGGCGCGTGGAGCGCGGTGACCCGCCGGACCGGGGCGGCGCCTTCGCCCAGCCGCTGGGCCTGGGCGGCGGACATCGCCCTGGCGCTGGCGATGATCGTCAGCACACTGAACAGCGGCTACCACCACGCGGCGGTGAACCCCGGCCAGCACGGCCCGCTCTACGGCATCGACCACCTGCTCGTGGTGGGACCGCGCGACACCTTCCTGGTGGTGATGACGGCGCTGCCGCTGGCCGTGCGCCGCCGCTTCCCGCTGGCCGCCTTCTGGGTCTGCGAAGTGGCCGTGATCCTGCTGCACGCCAATGTCACGGACGCGAACGACACCGCGATCTTCACGTTCATGTCCACCCTGATCGCCGCCTACAGCGCCGCGATCTACAGCCCGTTCCGCTCGGCGATGGTCTACAGCCTGGCCGCCGGCGCGATCCTGCTGGCCGCCACCCGCGGCGGCCAGATCCCGAACATCACCCGCAGCTTCGTGCCGTTCCTGTTCCTGATCCCGATCGTGTTGGGCGCCAACGCGATCGGGAACTGGCGCCAGCGCGTGCACGAACTGGAGGAGGAACGCGAGTCCTCGATGCTGCGGGCCGTGGAGCAGGAACGCGCGCGCATCGCCGCGGAGCTGCACGACGTGGTCTCGCACAACGTGAGCGTGATGGTGGTGCAGGCCGGCGCGGCCCGCAAGGTCCTGGCCACGTCGCCGGACCTGGCGCGCGAGGCCCTGCTGGCGGTGGAGGACAGCGGCCGCGCGGCGATGGCCGAGCTGCGGCACGTGATGGGGCTGCTGACGATGACCTCCCAGGGCGGCGACCCGGCCGGCACCGCGGACCTGGCGCCGCAGCCCGGCCTGGAGCAGATCCCGGCGCTGGTGGAACGGATCCGCAACGGCGGGGTGCGGGTGGATCTGGCGATCGAGGGCGACGTGATACCGCTGCCGTCGGGGCTGGACCTGGCGGCGTACCGGGTGGTGCAGGAAGGGCTGACCAACTCGGTGAAGCATGCTGTCGGCGCGCTGATCCGGGTGACGCTGGACTACAGTCCGCAGCGGCTGAAGGTGGACGTCGTCGACACCGGCGGCACCGCCTCCTCCTCGGCGGCCACCGGCAACGGCCGCGGCCTGGTCGGGCTGCGCCAGCGGCTGGCGGTCTACGGTGGGACGCTGAGCGCGGGACCGAGACTGACGGGGGGATACATGGTGAGTGCGGTGATCCCGTTGCGGGAGGGGGTGGCGGCGTGA
- a CDS encoding ABC transporter ATP-binding protein, whose translation MTNPPMIDLRDATKEYDDGPPALAGVTLSVAAGECLAVLGHSGSGKSTLLNLIAGLDRPTGGSVTVNGTRVDQLGEAGSAKYRRTSIGMIFQFFNLLDDLTVLDNILIPAQLAGMGKGEARRRAGELLGSLGIDRHAKAYPQRLSGGQRQRVAVARALMNRPALLLADEPTGALDSHAAADVRRLLLDLNHEGQTILLVTHDVELAATTAHRTIELVDGAVARDMVNPGVADGATRGDASQAAGRDPFGTASATNSAGTTAAGTAFNGPSGAVR comes from the coding sequence ATGACGAACCCGCCGATGATCGATCTGCGTGACGCGACGAAGGAATACGACGACGGCCCACCCGCCCTGGCCGGTGTGACCCTGTCCGTGGCCGCCGGCGAGTGCCTGGCGGTCCTGGGCCACTCCGGCAGCGGCAAGTCCACGCTGCTGAACCTGATCGCCGGGCTGGACCGGCCGACCGGCGGGAGCGTGACCGTCAACGGCACCCGCGTGGACCAACTCGGCGAGGCCGGCTCCGCCAAGTACCGGCGGACCTCGATCGGGATGATCTTCCAGTTCTTCAACCTGCTCGACGACCTGACCGTGCTGGACAACATCCTGATCCCGGCGCAGCTGGCCGGGATGGGCAAGGGCGAGGCCCGGCGCCGGGCCGGCGAGCTGCTCGGCTCCCTGGGCATCGACCGGCACGCCAAGGCCTACCCGCAGCGGCTGTCCGGCGGCCAGCGGCAGCGCGTCGCGGTGGCCAGGGCCCTGATGAACCGGCCGGCGCTGCTGCTGGCCGACGAGCCGACCGGCGCCCTGGACTCGCACGCCGCCGCCGACGTGCGCCGGCTGCTGCTGGACCTGAACCACGAGGGCCAGACCATCCTGCTGGTCACCCACGACGTCGAGCTGGCGGCGACCACCGCGCACCGGACGATCGAGCTGGTGGACGGCGCGGTGGCGCGGGACATGGTGAACCCGGGGGTGGCCGACGGTGCGACGCGGGGGGACGCATCGCAGGCCGCTGGGAGGGACCCGTTCGGTACCGCGAGCGCGACGAACTCGGCGGGCACGACAGCCGCCGGCACCGCCTTCAACGGCCCGTCGGGAGCGGTCCGATGA